GGAACTGGAACTTAACTCCAGTAATAATCAATTCAGTATAGTTGTACGTTACACAGGAGCTTTATTAACTATTGTTAGAATGGTTATAGTAAAACCATGAActattttaaactaaagttgttcgaacttaaatttaagttttgattgaataaattgattttaagtttAACAATTAGGGTTATTTTTATAAaggaatcaaattcaaaccaattaaaatattaattaatctcaAACTTAGGTTTGTTTAGATTTAATCCAATTCGAACTTAACCCTACCATGAACacaaaataaattctaaaagtGTGATTCAGTTGGACAATGAATCAGAAAAAGTGCAAAGTAGGCAACTGAGATCTCTGATCTCTGGCAGAGCCTTTTCAGAAGCATGAGCTTGACCATTTCGTAACTGAAATCAGATCCTCACTAGCACCAACgaccaaaccaaatcaaatatttcaatttccaGCTCACTTGTGAACCATTCAAAGGGTCAATGGAAGCAGTCTATCATTGCAGAAAGgaaatttgaaacaaactttTGGGTCCTACCCACCAAAATACATCTGAACGTTCTAAAACATTGTAAATAATGGTTGCAGTAAATTCAAGCAATGTAAAAGAAGACACATTTCTATCATTGACGTGTAGTATTTTACAGAGAAACATATATACCATTGGCATTTACAAAGTTCTGATGGTTTGGGTCAGACCAGATTGGTTTTGACATACTTCTGAAAAAATTCTTCCTCTTTACAGTATCTGTTAATCACCTCATAAACCTCGATCAAAAGTTTCGGAAACCGGCTGCTAAAGTAGTTGTAAAATCCTTCAGGAAGTGATCCTAACAATTCTTGGATGTCTTGAGGAAGTTCCCTATAGTGATTTGACTTGTTTCTTATTACCCGCAGTAAGTCACGAATAGAGTCATACTTGTAACGCCTATACCGCCCAATGTTATCTATGAATGCAGCTTCCATCTTTTCATCCCATTTCCCATTCAAAGCCACTGTCACAATACCTTCTAATGCTGTCAAGAGTTCTGATCCTTTCTCCCTATCTTCCAGTTCAACCCGGTCACTCACATCTCGAAGAAATGAAAGTCTGATCTCAGAAGTCCAAAaaaatggatgatgcaaaatatcCTGGGCCTTCGGCCTACAAAAAATGCAGCAAAGTCattacaaaaacaataaaattccAAAGTCTTATAAGTCCTAAAACACCAATGACAACTGATTCACTATATGGTGTCCCGAAAAGCCAATATTCATACAATGAGAATACATCTTGAAGGATCCAGTCATGCAGATATTTGACAGACAACTATTGAAATCTTTGCAACATAATTGCATGGGCATTTAAATTCAGGAACTACAGTTTTTTAGTCTTAAAATGTTTGCGCAGAACAACAAGAAGATGATAACTCTTGCTGAACAGAAAGATCTATAATAACAGCTTACCTCATGTCTGGACAGGGATTCAAGAGTTGTGAGAAGAGATTCACGGCTTCTGGTACATTCTCCACCAAGAATAGGTCTTTTCGATCATTTACGATATTAACATCTCGTTCGAAACTATCGCCATAAGGATGTTTACCACCAGTCATACAGAAAAAGAGAACACAGCCTAAACTAAATAAATCTACAGCACGGGTTTGGCGACCATGAAGAAGTTGTTCAGGTGCTTGCCAGCCTGAACTTCCATAACCTACAATAAACATTAAGCCACCATTAGATCAGGCAACATACAAGGGCAGTAGGTCAGAGGCTTAGGAAAGGTCTTATTCCACAAATCGTAATTTAGATGGAAGCCAATTAAAAAGTTGGACCATAATTTAGATAATTTCTGCACAATTAATATTCACGCTGACCTAAAGGTAGAACCAAATAACACTAAATGTCATGCAACCCTCACATgtagaaaaatataatcaaataaaccAATGAGATATGCTTACCACTAGCATTCTGGGTTAAGGAAGACATATCGCCATGCAGGCGTTTGCTAATACCCATATCTGAAAGTTTGGCACATAAAGATCTCTCCGTGTTTATCAAAACATTTTGAGGCTTAAGGTCCCGATGAACAATTCCAAGATCATGTAAATGGGAAAGCCCCGAGACCAAATCCCTGAAACAATTAGAACCATGTCATAATACAAGTTAGTTTCACAGTCCAAACATTCATCCGAATCAAGGGAAATGTTGAGATACACAAAATGATATAGATGTAGCTGATCTACATAAGAGCAAAATAGCCAGTAATTAGGACCTAAGATTGTGGTTTGAAGACGGCTTAAGTTTGAAATTATGCTGAGAAAAATGAGTGTTTTCATCACAGAAAACCCTATATTTattcatcaaataatttttaaatcggcAAAAGATCTCATCTTtagcttcaaaattttattaattccaaaATTTCTGACCAACAACAGCAGATATTAAGCAAAACTTAAATTGGTATACACAGTACAAATTTGTTGATACAATAAAGGTATTCAAATCTTTGATGACACACAGTATACTGGTACTCATTAAATAAGTATAAAAGCAATaataacaagaacaaaaaaagatgaagagatGTAACATAAACCTACCTCATCAACTTTAACAACTGGGCTGTAGGATACCCATTTGCCTTCCAAAGTTCAATATCTTTGTTGTTTTCTACTACTGTACATAATTGAATGGTTAACTCATCCAATGAGTTGGTCTCTTGGTTATTTGCAATTTTTTGACTATGGAAAGTTCCAGAGCatacataaattaaatcatttaaactACAAGTACAGCGCTCAAGAGAGAGATAAACAAAATCTTTATCAAACTCCACCCCATACCATCGAACAATATTTGGATGTTGATCAGAAGCAATAAGATTCTGGATCTCTTTCAAGGCCACATCATGATGAGTCTGCACAAGGCGTTTAACAGCTACTGGACGACCATCATAAATGCCCTCCAATACAATGGTACCATTGCTCCCTTTAGCAATTTCTTTGTTAGAAACAAGTAACCTACCAATCCTACGCCCATCCACATGACCATCAACAATACCTGTAAATGTTAGCAatgatttcttttcatttccttCAAAGTGTGGAAGCCCAATGGCATCACTGAACTTAGTCTCATGTGCGATAAGGTTCTGATTTTTCTCACTGTTGGCATTGTTCTTATTGTTCCCTGGTCTCCGGgatttcttcttcttggttATCCCAGCTTGCACTTTAAGATCCTCAGCCTGCTTATTCAAGTTGCCCTGTTTTGACCGGTAAAAGAGGAAGCCAATAATGCAAATGATGGTAGTAATGAAAGAAGTGACAATAGAGGGTATATGTGatcctttaattttttcatcaaatgtgcttttgttattcaattcactTTTACTTCCACTTCCACCAAGCATTTCCAAGGAAAAAGGGTTTTCAATCTCAGGTCGGGGCAAAGCAAGCATATGTCTATCTTCATGGTTAGGATGACTGGATACAAGGCTTAGTGGATGATTATGACCAGCAGCAGGCAAAGAAGGCAATCCACCAACTATACCACCTAAAGAGAGAAATTCTTCCAGCAAGTTATCATCTCGGATTCGGCTTACCAAAACCCTTGTCTGGCATGGAAAAGGCAACTCACTATCACCCAAGTACTCAAAAAGTTCATTTCCTGAATGAGAAGGATACCCATCAAAAGGATTTTCAAACTCTTGACATCGAAATTCAGCTTCAATATCTGCAAATGCCACATTCCATACTTCTTTAGGTTCACTATTTGGAGAAAAAAACTGAAGCACATAATCTTTTCTCAAAATGTAAATCAGCTGTCGACCCATCTTCACGTTTCCAGAACCAGATTCCATTAGTCCTTCAGAACCATTCATTTGCAAAACAGGGTTATCTTCACCAACCCGAAACCCTAACGTAGTCGTAGAAGCAGAATGACCAGACTCATATCCGTAAACTACTCTTCCAGTTTCCACATCAACAAGGAAAACAGTAGTGTTTTTTTGACCTACTGTCACTCCCCCATTCTCAGATACATATGGCATCATTCTAATGTACTCATCAGCACTCAAAGACAGTTTTGTCtacaataaaaagtaaaaatgtattttataaatttacaaatacagacaatttttaatatacccAAGAATATACATATAGCTTGACTTACCGTTTTACCCAATCGCGTATTATGAATATAAAGTTGCCAATCTTCACCAACATCTACATAAAACTCTGATTCATTAACGTTAAGAGAATGCTGATACGACGAATAAATAGGCCGTCCAGACGAAAACGACCATAGCCTTTTCCCCGATTTTGTGTCTATACAATGAATGGTTCCATCTAAAGAAGCCACGAGTGCTACATCAGCTCTACCGAATCCAAATCATTAAACAAACAATTAACGCCATTTTTAgggaaaaataataagataatcaTAAATTAAGACACTTACGGCGGCAGCGGCCTCGGCGGTCGAAGAGGGTGTAGGGTTTTGGAAACGCCGCGATTTGGATTTGGGTTTGGATTTGAAAGCGAGGTTTCTGCGAGCTCTGAAGACGATAAGCCACGTAATATTATGGTTGATAAAAGAAGATAGATAATAGAGCGTTTGAGGACTCTCATTTTTTCAGATCCAAAATCAAATTCCTGAGATTTGCGATTTTCTAGGTGTTTTGAGAAATTATCAGCTGGCTGCGTTCAAATGGTTCGTCTGTGCTTAGCTGTCTTGTTTCTTCCTACTGAGTGCGAAAATGTTCATTTGACGATATTGAAGGCCGCTTAAAACTTAACCATGTTATTCTCTCGCAATTCATTGTGACCCTATTTTTTTCGTATGTTTCCATATCTTCCACAAATTAATGTCATCAAGTGTCCTTTAACCAATGTTTTGAATTTCGGATTGGATTAGTTGATTAAGTCTGATAGTTTGGTTCAAAGTAATGACAAATATGGaagtaaaattactaattatattatgtatttaaaaaattatatatctcatattatatcgcattatttaatataaatcttttatataataatgcaaaataattaaaattttaatagttatatCATCCgtattaacaaatattatatatatttcttaaaactataaaactttttaattatacttttattatattatcaatttttttataaatatattaatttatattaataatatatattatattatatgatatacttatcatattatataatttttaataatttttttttatatcatataccacataatatataatactaaTAGCTATAAACAAAACTTGTTCTAACTTTTTGAATACATGTGGTTGAATAAACCAAACTATGTCATCTCGCAGTTCGATGGTCAGGCACTAGGTTTTCTTGCATGGGACTCTATACATTTGACCAAGTCAAGGTCTGATTTGAGTCTAAATACATTGCTTTTGCAACATTCAATGGACATCTAACTATTCATTAGATCTTAGTGATTTATACAGGAGGAACTATATTTCTCATTTGAGCTATTTCACACTTTCCGTCATACGCTATTAGTaaaactcattaatttttattataaacacaatgaaaaaacaaaactactCTTAgtaactttaaatatttatcactgATAAATAATACTTGACCCCCAAACTTTgttaaatacatttttaaaacaacttaaaccaaatttaaattgacTTGAAGATAGCTTATTGAGCTCTCAAGTTAGGCTTGAACTCAATTCAATTCGTACCCACCTCCTAATTCAAACACCACAGATTTGTGCTAACTATTCTACATGCAATCTTAGGAATCATACATAAAATCAATATccaaaaatcaatattttcatttcataACAAATCTGACTTGGCACAGATTTGCTTGCTTTACCTCTGTTGTAAACAGCTATccttaaataatgaatattatgggtgaattcaaactgaactaaacCCAAACAAAGCTCCACTCAAATCTAATACAACAACTTGAACTGGTGAACAGTAACACCACAGAAGATAAACAGTGACAATGGAGAAAGAGAAGGTAAACACTAATAAGTTAACTCAGACCCTAAAACCAAGCAAAAGCAAGTCTATCATTGATTTTATAGGCGACTGTATATATACCCATGCAAGGAACACATTTAAGAACCAAGGTTTCTCaagcagaaaagaaaaacattacAACAAATTCAACGTTGTTTCTTATGATTGAAGTTGCTGTTGATTGAAGGTCGATAGGAGATATCTCATACACTAGCTTCAACTTCATCAGAGTTCACAGCCACTCCATTTAGGCCCTCATCTTCTGCATGGAGCTGATTAGAAACATCGTCTATAGCAGAGTTTAGCTGGGCAATCTTTTCAGTTagtatttttcttgttttctgtcGATCAAATAAACCAAATATGTCATTGCCACGCCTATTACCAAAGAAGGGTTTACAGATAAATAATGAAATGGACAATTCAGCACACAGATGGTAGTCTATCGTATACTGGTATACTTCTGgagaaaattttatctattaggTTAGAAGATTGAGAAGGCATCTAacattgttaaattttaagaaaCTAAATGAAATAGCCCCATCCAATTCAGGAATTTAAACAACATAAATTTGCCAGGGAAGTCAGGGCTTGCATAATAGGAAGGTGAAATCTCAAAATTCATCAGGATTACCAACAATGCATAGAAGTATCTTAGAAAAGAAATACTAAAGAGCCAGAAAATCTAggaaattagttaaaattttctcCTGTCAAGATGCATGAACAATCAGTCAAAAGTAATGTCTCACCTCCAAAGCCTTTTCTTCATCATATATGAACTTGGGCAATTTTCTCATAAGATCCTTTCTGTCAGCCGCAGCACCAGCTAGTGCCTTGCTGATCTGTCAAAGAACGTTAGATGAAGGATTTCATAGGCTAGATTTAAATGATcatcatataaaacaaaaaagtctAAGGACAAGAATAAAAAGTTAGACCACCAACACTAGATACTTGTTGACAGTAGTTCTATGATCATTAATCTACAATCTGATGGTAGAGGATAATCTTCACAGGAAAGCATTCACAACCCATCTCAATGGACACTAAGCACAATCTTTTCAGTGATCATATGCATAAATGACTACCTGAGGTGCGTATACACATCCAAGTGTGCCAACTATTATTCCTCCCAAAACAAAACCACCAACAAAGATGCCTGCACTATTTGACCTTCCTTCATCCCTGTGAGAACAGAAGCAGGTGAATTGCATTAAGAACTTTGGCTGCATGTGTGAGTGCAATATGCATGCTAGAGAAAGATTGTAGAAAATGAGGAGGAACATGTATCAATCAGAAAAAAAACATGATTCTTATacgtatcaaatatataaaatcctGCACTACCCCATAGAGAACACCATATGACACCAAtgtaaaagaagaataaaatcatagaatttagttgtttgttttttaaaaaagctaaaCAAGGCTTGGCATTTTCAGCATGCAAcagaaaaatctcaaataacAGAAACAAATGTGGTGTGGGTGGCCCACATCTGAATGAAAATAACAAGTACATGTGATTCCAACTTCAACAGGAAACTATTCTAAAAAATAAGACTTTAAAGCACAAATAGCAATCGGAAAGATGATACCTATATGCAGCTTGAACTGTGAGAGACCTTCTGGAGGTAGAAAGTTGCACCTTGCACAGACGATTAGAACTGAATGACAAATTGGCAGGGCCAGTACTCCCAATACATTGGTCTGACAACTTCAAAGAAGAGCCTACAAACAAACATTTGGAACAACAAACAAAAGTTAACACTCTTCTAAAAGCAATCATCACATCTAACAGGTACTAAAAATATCCAAGGTACAAATCTTACATTCTTACTcggaaatatttattttaaaatacaaaaacaaaatcaatcagTCCTATAACATATTTGATCCTCCACaaaaatcaactaaaaattcaaaagcaGAAAAACATTCTTTAGCTCTCCTTTCCCTCAACACCAATCCTTATCAGGAGTAATATTACATGTTTAAAAAATGGGTACTAACAGGTATAAACAAACTAACATGTCATCATGCAATtaagtgatttaattatttaattcatctctaattcaaaatcactcattcATATGATGACACGCCAATTTGTTATACCCGTTAGtattaataatttgtatatgaagtattatcgatatattattttgttgattgaatTAGCAATTAGTTAATCAGATCAATTATAAAGACATATCCACAAAAAATAACCTGAAATAAAGACACTAGCGAACATTCTTTAACCCAGCTTCCCTTTAACACCTATATTTATCAAGAGTAATACTgcatgtacaaataatatatactaatGAGTACAACAAATTGACATGTCATCACGTGTTCAaattatctaattgtttatttgatctctaattgaaaataattcaatcactTAATGACACGCCAGTCTATTTGTATTTGTTAGTATCCATCCATTTGCACATGAAGTATTATCGATTTATTAGTTTGTTGATTGAATTAGCAATAAGTTAATCATATCATACACAAAGATACATATATCCACTAAAAATTAACCCGAAATTAAAACACAAGTAGACATTCTTTAGCCTTGCTTTCCTTCAACAACTGTATTTATCGGGAGTAATACTAAATGTGTAAACAGTAAATAATAACTGGTATCACCAAACTGaataattattatgtgattaggtcatttaattattcattttatctttaattcaaaatcactaatcatataatgacatattagtTTGTCCAACCTGTTATTACTATTAGTAACACTCCATTTGTATATGAAGTATTACTGATttatcagtttttttatttaagtagCAATTTGCTTAATCAGCTCaaatacacacatatatatacatacatatagaTTGTAACATTTACTTGATCTCTAAACTACTGAAGCAAAAAGAGATATTAAGATTTactagaaatcaaatttttataaccaaaa
This is a stretch of genomic DNA from Mangifera indica cultivar Alphonso chromosome 11, CATAS_Mindica_2.1, whole genome shotgun sequence. It encodes these proteins:
- the LOC123229458 gene encoding serine/threonine-protein kinase/endoribonuclease IRE1b-like isoform X1, with the translated sequence MRVLKRSIIYLLLSTIILRGLSSSELAETSLSNPNPNPNRGVSKTLHPLRPPRPLPPRADVALVASLDGTIHCIDTKSGKRLWSFSSGRPIYSSYQHSLNVNESEFYVDVGEDWQLYIHNTRLGKTTKLSLSADEYIRMMPYVSENGGVTVGQKNTTVFLVDVETGRVVYGYESGHSASTTTLGFRVGEDNPVLQMNGSEGLMESGSGNVKMGRQLIYILRKDYVLQFFSPNSEPKEVWNVAFADIEAEFRCQEFENPFDGYPSHSGNELFEYLGDSELPFPCQTRVLVSRIRDDNLLEEFLSLGGIVGGLPSLPAAGHNHPLSLVSSHPNHEDRHMLALPRPEIENPFSLEMLGGSGSKSELNNKSTFDEKIKGSHIPSIVTSFITTIICIIGFLFYRSKQGNLNKQAEDLKVQAGITKKKKSRRPGNNKNNANSEKNQNLIAHETKFSDAIGLPHFEGNEKKSLLTFTGIVDGHVDGRRIGRLLVSNKEIAKGSNGTIVLEGIYDGRPVAVKRLVQTHHDVALKEIQNLIASDQHPNIVRWYGVEFDKDFVYLSLERCTCSLNDLIYVCSGTFHSQKIANNQETNSLDELTIQLCTVVENNKDIELWKANGYPTAQLLKLMRDLVSGLSHLHDLGIVHRDLKPQNVLINTERSLCAKLSDMGISKRLHGDMSSLTQNASGYGSSGWQAPEQLLHGRQTRAVDLFSLGCVLFFCMTGGKHPYGDSFERDVNIVNDRKDLFLVENVPEAVNLFSQLLNPCPDMRPKAQDILHHPFFWTSEIRLSFLRDVSDRVELEDREKGSELLTALEGIVTVALNGKWDEKMEAAFIDNIGRYRRYKYDSIRDLLRVIRNKSNHYRELPQDIQELLGSLPEGFYNYFSSRFPKLLIEVYEVINRYCKEEEFFQKYVKTNLV
- the LOC123230170 gene encoding thylakoid membrane protein ssl2009-like; protein product: MTAMTNSLVLSRDPRLHLSAGSSLKLSDQCIGSTGPANLSFSSNRLCKVQLSTSRRSLTVQAAYRDEGRSNSAGIFVGGFVLGGIIVGTLGCVYAPQISKALAGAAADRKDLMRKLPKFIYDEEKALEKTRKILTEKIAQLNSAIDDVSNQLHAEDEGLNGVAVNSDEVEASV
- the LOC123229458 gene encoding serine/threonine-protein kinase/endoribonuclease IRE1b-like isoform X3, whose translation is MMPYVSENGGVTVGQKNTTVFLVDVETGRVVYGYESGHSASTTTLGFRVGEDNPVLQMNGSEGLMESGSGNVKMGRQLIYILRKDYVLQFFSPNSEPKEVWNVAFADIEAEFRCQEFENPFDGYPSHSGNELFEYLGDSELPFPCQTRVLVSRIRDDNLLEEFLSLGGIVGGLPSLPAAGHNHPLSLVSSHPNHEDRHMLALPRPEIENPFSLEMLGGSGSKSELNNKSTFDEKIKGSHIPSIVTSFITTIICIIGFLFYRSKQGNLNKQAEDLKVQAGITKKKKSRRPGNNKNNANSEKNQNLIAHETKFSDAIGLPHFEGNEKKSLLTFTGIVDGHVDGRRIGRLLVSNKEIAKGSNGTIVLEGIYDGRPVAVKRLVQTHHDVALKEIQNLIASDQHPNIVRWYGVEFDKDFVYLSLERCTCSLNDLIYVCSGTFHSQKIANNQETNSLDELTIQLCTVVENNKDIELWKANGYPTAQLLKLMRDLVSGLSHLHDLGIVHRDLKPQNVLINTERSLCAKLSDMGISKRLHGDMSSLTQNASGYGSSGWQAPEQLLHGRQTRAVDLFSLGCVLFFCMTGGKHPYGDSFERDVNIVNDRKDLFLVENVPEAVNLFSQLLNPCPDMRPKAQDILHHPFFWTSEIRLSFLRDVSDRVELEDREKGSELLTALEGIVTVALNGKWDEKMEAAFIDNIGRYRRYKYDSIRDLLRVIRNKSNHYRELPQDIQELLGSLPEGFYNYFSSRFPKLLIEVYEVINRYCKEEEFFQKYVKTNLV
- the LOC123229458 gene encoding serine/threonine-protein kinase/endoribonuclease IRE1b-like isoform X2; its protein translation is MRVLKRSIIYLLLSTIILRGLSSSELAETSLSNPNPNPNRGVSKTLHPLRPPRPLPPADVALVASLDGTIHCIDTKSGKRLWSFSSGRPIYSSYQHSLNVNESEFYVDVGEDWQLYIHNTRLGKTTKLSLSADEYIRMMPYVSENGGVTVGQKNTTVFLVDVETGRVVYGYESGHSASTTTLGFRVGEDNPVLQMNGSEGLMESGSGNVKMGRQLIYILRKDYVLQFFSPNSEPKEVWNVAFADIEAEFRCQEFENPFDGYPSHSGNELFEYLGDSELPFPCQTRVLVSRIRDDNLLEEFLSLGGIVGGLPSLPAAGHNHPLSLVSSHPNHEDRHMLALPRPEIENPFSLEMLGGSGSKSELNNKSTFDEKIKGSHIPSIVTSFITTIICIIGFLFYRSKQGNLNKQAEDLKVQAGITKKKKSRRPGNNKNNANSEKNQNLIAHETKFSDAIGLPHFEGNEKKSLLTFTGIVDGHVDGRRIGRLLVSNKEIAKGSNGTIVLEGIYDGRPVAVKRLVQTHHDVALKEIQNLIASDQHPNIVRWYGVEFDKDFVYLSLERCTCSLNDLIYVCSGTFHSQKIANNQETNSLDELTIQLCTVVENNKDIELWKANGYPTAQLLKLMRDLVSGLSHLHDLGIVHRDLKPQNVLINTERSLCAKLSDMGISKRLHGDMSSLTQNASGYGSSGWQAPEQLLHGRQTRAVDLFSLGCVLFFCMTGGKHPYGDSFERDVNIVNDRKDLFLVENVPEAVNLFSQLLNPCPDMRPKAQDILHHPFFWTSEIRLSFLRDVSDRVELEDREKGSELLTALEGIVTVALNGKWDEKMEAAFIDNIGRYRRYKYDSIRDLLRVIRNKSNHYRELPQDIQELLGSLPEGFYNYFSSRFPKLLIEVYEVINRYCKEEEFFQKYVKTNLV